In a genomic window of Strix aluco isolate bStrAlu1 unplaced genomic scaffold, bStrAlu1.hap1 HAP1_SCAFFOLD_135, whole genome shotgun sequence:
- the THRA gene encoding LOW QUALITY PROTEIN: thyroid hormone receptor alpha (The sequence of the model RefSeq protein was modified relative to this genomic sequence to represent the inferred CDS: inserted 1 base in 1 codon): EYGVSTPIPSTQTPELHGATTSTPWGAAPGRGGVLQGGAPQPLEEGAAGHAALREDEPPPADAGPCVPADRTGLICVEKIEKCQETYLLAFEHYINYRKHNIPHFWPKLLMKVTDLRMIGACHASRFLHMKVECPTELFPPXFLEVFEDQEV; the protein is encoded by the exons GAGTATGGGGTGAGCACCCCAATCCCCAGCACCCAGACGCCCGAGCTGCACGGGGCGACCACCTCAACACCCTGGGGAGCCGCCCCAGGCCGAGGAGGGGTTCTACAGGGTGGGGCCCCCCAACCCCTGGAGGAGGGGGCGGCGGGACACGCCGCCCTGCGGGAGGACGAACCCCCCCCCGCGGACGCCGGCCCCTGTGTCCCCGCAGACCGGACGGGGCTGATCTGCGTGGAGAAGATCGAGAAGTGCCAGGAGACGTACCTGCTGGCCTTCGAGCACTACATCAACTACCGCAAACACAACATTCCCCACTTCTGGCCCAAGCTGCTGATGAAGGTGACGGATCTGCGGATGATCGGCGCCTGCCACGCCAGCCGCTTCCTGCACATGAAGGTGGAGTGTCCCACCGAGCTCTTCCCCC TCTTCCTCGAGGTCTTCGAGGACCAGGAGGTGTAG